The Mastomys coucha isolate ucsf_1 unplaced genomic scaffold, UCSF_Mcou_1 pScaffold11, whole genome shotgun sequence genome includes a window with the following:
- the Klhdc7b gene encoding kelch domain-containing protein 7B: MLLGALEAGGPLWGWDGDDGDDDWDAAVLTLLALAVVATLALALHWFGSREDQETGGSASAAPGVQPAQAGGVRQALHPKSKDNDASEGQSKGQKTPEAPGDGQRRSAAARTQDPEPSIDRSMASDVRLLYKTPGVVASRGTTPASLGKKRKEPAGPETSSLGHRKARDIPVPIMIRFTPRSLDSKTEMQLEATGTYGKGTAGQGPVHTEQQDTSPWHLPGGLPGPLGRGLGSFRRRRQPGVSSGDRPCRPLKLDPLRLGTVVSVWDAVDMAGPANRGILTSSPLAGPSSHHSDKGLKVPQEMGLTDAVGSRPQVDSFEDACGKSNLRLPPTCTAGSGAKGAESKETGSPTPRETQGILASEEARPQESGEAVVTSNVSPSQGALPEDLHSEACAVGQMAGQSKMEKLGEGHLTGRGRGSCQDEEKKHIAGRPATDQSLGLIMDTRKSTHGFSCTPSHTLPASAPTQDTELVPSSAMEVRPSPGFLHSVPTSAPLNNLPLDVTQGPSGGDSLRAGSAPFPTPTLTSAGASTSAPVAVLAPPSVSPPTSAPTPTSTGTPSLTLPPCLAPVTALTIISTSTPSPTSPPTPSSTPVIALTPISTATLAPTSPPALASGLIAAQGPAVDSEPRPMSTESSVGLSKSSPGRRISNSWGNLITMVLRSHPFPRQEKAQGSAPRADPESPVGLGPSTYSEDTQPGPSSEGAISSLQDKHRPALVTPVGSGSLAETRCETEPMSLDANASLAPDPRGDETKQKCLDLLPPAAEPVATPVLAQPGPVPSTSMRQDAQPVPQPRQRRRKRSIAQSSEHILTQEEPQQPQGQVLKEGARPTDSRDMLTEKQKEAQKLMVFLQKPGSWGVVEGPHKYCSQTLKPSTAVALWPPKLDLGSCLEVLAFAQQHGELGLAQETYVLMSNNLLHVLGDPHLYRQLSGADRERILNLRTCQGQTVLGVLVLPSLYLVSRSGLTRGPPSEEGPTTRSEHLHTYLHVFNPQENVWRPLTQVPEEVPLRGCGLCTMHNYLFLAGGIRGSGAKAVCSNKVFCYNPLTNIWSQVRPMQQARAQLKLVALDGMLYAIGGECLYSMERYDPRTDTWTLRASLPEGTFPVAHEAVVCRGEIYVTGGHLFYRLLRYSPVKDSWDECPYSASHRRSSDMVALGGFLYRFDLLRGVGAAVMRYNTVTGSWSRAASLPLPDPAPLHCTVLGNTIYCLNHQVTATFTVSEGTALFQAKELQPFPLGSKGVLYPFTLTLPPKTWLQTTI; this comes from the coding sequence ATGCTCCTGGGCGCTCTAGAGGCTGGTGGGCCCCTCTGGGGCTGGGATGGTGATGACGGAGACGATGACTGGGATGCAGCTGTACTCACCTTGCTGGCACTAGCAGTGGTGGCCACCTTAGCACTGGCTTTGCACTGGTTTGGCTCCAGGGAGGaccaggagacaggaggatcagcatccGCAGCCCCAGGCGTGCAACCTGCTCAGGCAGGAGGAGTCAGGCAGGCCTTGCACCCAAAGTCCAAGGATAATGATGCCAGTGAGGGGCAGAgcaagggacagaagacaccagaGGCTCCCGGAGATGGCCAGAGGAGATCTGCTGCAGCTAGGACCCAGGACCCAGAGCCATCAATAGACAGAAGTATGGCTTCAGATGTCCGGCTGCTGTATAAGACTCCTGGAGTGGTGGCCAGCAGAGGGACCACCCCAGCAtccctgggaaagaaaagaaaggagccaGCCGGGCCAGAAACTTCCTCCCTGGGCCACCGCAAAGCAAGGGATATTCCTGTCCCCATCATGATCCGCTTTACCCCTCGAAGTCTCGACAGCAAGACAGAGATGCAGCTGGAGGCAACTGGAACCTATGGTAAGGGGACAGCTGGGCAAGGCCCTGTCCACACTGAACAACAGGACACCAGCCCCTGGCACCTGCCTGGGGGGCTTCCTGGCCCTCTGGGGAGAGGCCTAGGCAGCTTTCGTCGGCGACGGCAGCCTGGTGTCAGCTCAGGAGACAGACCCTGCCGTCCTCTAAAACTGGATCCTCTCCGCCTGGGCACTGTGGTGAGTGTGTGGGATGCTGTGGATATGGCAGGTCCGGCCAACCGGGGCATCCTCACCAGCAGTCCCCTTGCAGGTCCCTCATCACACCACTCAGACAAGGGGCTCAAGGTTCCTCAGGAGATGGGCCTAACTGATGCTGTGGGTAGTCGGCCCCAGGTGGACTCCTTTGAGGATGCGTGTGGGAAAAGCAACCTCCGCCTCCCTCCTACCTGTACTGCAGGGTCAGGGGCTAAAGGTGCTGAGAGCAAGGAGACTGGATCTCCCACCCCTAGGGAGACTCAGGGCATCCTGGCTAGTGAGGAAGCCAGGCCCCAGGAGAGTGGGGAAGCTGTTGTCACCAGCAACGTCAGCCCCTCCCAAGGTGCCTTACCAGAGGATCTGCACTCTGAGGCGTGTGCCGTGGGCCAAATGGCTGGCCAGAGCAAGATGGAGAAACTAGGAGAGGGCCACCtcactgggagagggagagggtcgTGTCAAGACGAGGAAAAGAAGCACATAGCTGGCAGGCCAGCTACAGACCAGAGCCTTGGGCTTATCATGGATACAAGGAAGTCCACGCATGGCTTCAGCTGTACTCCCTCCCACACCCTTCCAGCCTCTGCTCCAACACAGGACACTGAGCTGGTTCCATCCTCTGCCATGGAAGTGCGTCCCAGCCCCGGGTTCCTTCACTCAGTCCCCACCTCTGCTCCTTTAAACAATCTGCCCCTGGATGTTACCCAGGGTCCTTCTGGTGGTGACAGCCTCAGAGCAGGGTCAGCCCCCTTTCCAACCCCAACTTTAACCTCAGCAGGAGCCTCAACTTCAGCTCCAGTAGCGGTCCTAGCACCTCCCTCAGTATCACCCCCAACCTCAGCCCCAACCCCAACTTCAACAGGAACCCCATCTCTAACATTACCCCCCTGCCTAGCCCCAGTTACAGCCTTAACCATAATCTCAACATCAACTCCATCTCCAACatcacccccaaccccatcctcAACTCCAGTCATAGCCTTAACCCCAATCTCAACAGCAACCCTAGCCCCAACATCACCCCCAGCTCTAGCCTCTGGCCTAATTGCTGCTCAAGGTCCTGCAGTAGACAGTGAGCCAAGGCCTATGTCTACGGAATCTAGTGTGGGCCTCTCCAAGAGCTCCCCGGGAAGACGAATCTCAAATAGCTGGGGCAATTTAATTACTATGGTTCTTAGAAGCCACCCCTTCCCCAGGCAAGAAAAGGCCCAAGGCAGTGCCCCAAGGGCAGATCCTGAGAGTCCTGTAGGTCTTGGACCATCCACATACTCTGAAGATACACAGCCAGGGCCCTCCTCTGAAGgagccatctccagcctccaGGACAAACACAGACCAGCCTTAGTCACACCGGTAGGTTCAGGGAGCCTAGCTGAGACTAGATGTGAAACAGAGCCAATGAGTTTAGATGCTAATGCATCTCTCGCCCCGGACCCTAGAGGGGATGAAACCAAGCAGAAGTGTCTGGACTTGCTGCCCCCAGCTGCAGAGCCTGTGGCTACCCCTGTTCTGGCACAGCCCGGTCCTGTACCGTCTACTTCTATGAGGCAGGATGCTCAGCCCGTCCCTCAGCCTCGGCAGCGGAGGAGGAAACGCAGCATAGCTCAGAGCTCTGAACACATACTGACCCAAGAAGAACCCCAGCAGCCCCAGGGGCAGGTGCTAAAGGAGGGAGCCAGACCTACAGACAGTAGGGACATGCtcacagagaagcagaaagaggccCAAAAGCTTATGGTTTTTCTGCAGAAGCCTGGGAGTTGGGGAGTGGTGGAGGGGCCTCATAAGTACTGCTCACAGACCTTGAAGCCTAGCACAGCCGTGGCACTATGGCCCCCAAAGCTCGATCTAGGGAGCTGCTTGGAGGTTTTGGCCTTCGCCCAGCAGCATGGAGAGCTGGGCTTAGCCCAGGAGACCTATGTCTTGATGAGCAACAACTTACTGCACGTTCTGGGAGACCCACACCTCTACCGGCAGCTGAGTGGAGCCGACAGGGAACGCATCCTGAACCTGCGGACTTGCCAGGGTCAGACAGTGCTGGGGGTCCTCGTGCTGCCCAGCCTTTATCTGGTGAGCCGTTCAGGgctcacaaggggccctcctaGTGAGGAAGGTCCCACCACCAGGTCTGAGCATCTTCACACATACCTCCATGTGTTCAACCCACAAGAGAATGTGTGGCGGCCCCTGACTCAAGTACCAGAGGAGGTCCCCCTTCGGGGATGTGGCCTCTGCACTATGCATAACTATCTGTTTCTGGCAGGTGGTATCAGGGGTTCTGGTGCCAAGGCTGTCTGCTCCAACAAGGTATTCTGCTACAATCCTCTGACCAACATTTGGAGCCAGGTTCGGCCCATGCAGCAAGCCCGGGCCCAGCTCAAGCTGGTAGCCCTGGATGGGATGCTTTATGCCATTGGTGGTGAATGCCTCTACAGCATGGAGCGCTATGACCCACGCACAGACACCTGGACCTTGAGAGCATCCCTCCCTGAGGGCACCTTCCCTGTGGCCCACGAGGCTGTGGTCTGCCGAGGAGAAATCTATGTCACAGGGGGTCATCTCTTTTACCGCCTGCTCAGGTACAGCCCTGTCAAAGACTCATGGGATGAGTGCCCTTACAGTGCCAGCCATCGACGCTCCAGTGATATGGTGGCACTAGGGGGCTTCCTATACCGGTTTGACTTGTTGCGGGGTGTAGGTGCTGCAGTGATGCGCTACAACACAGTGACAGGCTCCTGGAGCCGGGCAGCCTCCCTGCCACTGCCTGACCCCGCCCCACTCCACTGCACAGTATTGGGCAACACCATTTACTGTCTCAACCACCAGGTTACAGCTACCTTCACGGTCTCAGAGGGGACTGCCCTGTTTCAGGCCAAGGAGCTGCAGCCCTTCCCACTGGGAAGTAAAGGGGTCCTCTATCCATTCACTCTGACTCTGCCCCCTAAGACCTGGTTGCAGACCACaatctga
- the Syce3 gene encoding synaptonemal complex central element protein 3, whose translation MADSNPGERSYDNMLKMLSDLNKDLEKLLEEMEKISVQATWMAYDMVVMRTNPTLAESMRRLEDAFLNCKEEMEKNWQELLTETKRKQ comes from the exons ATGGCTGATTCCAATCCTGGGGAAAGAAGCTATGATAACATGCTGAAAATGCTGTCCGACCTGAACAAGGACCTGGAAAAGCTATTGGAAGAGATGGAAAAAATCTCAG TGCAGGCAACCTGGATGGCCTACGATATGGTGGTCATGCGCACCAACCCCACACTAGCAGAGTCCATGCGCCGGCTAGAAGATGCCTTCCTCAACTgcaaagaagagatggagaagaactGGCAAGAGCTACTCACTGAGACCAAGCGCAAGCAGTGA